The sequence below is a genomic window from Mytilus edulis chromosome 2, xbMytEdul2.2, whole genome shotgun sequence.
GAACGTATAACCACACTGTTTGGAGTCACAGGTGCGCGGTCTTATTGGAAAAGATGGCACACAATGACCCGATCGTCGATCAATCACTTGTAATATTTGGGTCGTATAAGATCGAGGGCCGAAATGTTGGCTTACTGACGAGAAAGTTTAAGGGAGATAATAACAAAGGTaaacaaataaacagacgaaGAGGAGATCAGACACATaagattaacaaattaaataagtACCTTCGTAATCACACACAGCCTGCACGTTCACACTATGGAACCCCTTTCTGTTGACAAAAGCTGCCTCGTCCTCTGATGGCCCTTGTATCTTGATGTGTGTGCAATCAATGCATCCCAAAACGTTTGGGAAGTTCATTTGTCTGTGGAAACCACACTTCATCCTGTTTTTAGAATTGATGTCTTTTGGCCACTGGATGAAGTTGTCTTTCACATCAAGTAAAGCATTGGTAACATCATTCACTGCTCTAGATACAGTTGCTTTGTCGTAGCCCATTGTATCTCCAATTACTTGTAAAAAAGACCCAGAGGCATAAAACCTCAAGGCTATGCATACTTGTTGCTCCACTGTTAGAGCAGTTTCCTTTGCTGTAGATCTTCTCAATTTATCTCCCACAATATTACATATGTAGGCTATAGAGTCTCTTCCAAACCTATATCTTATCCTCATTTCATTGTCAGTCAAATTGTTTAGATGTGAAACCATTCCTCTGAAGATTCTCTCTTTTCTTTGCCTAAGTACCATTAACAGAGCAGCCATTTTATCAATTAAAACGCTTCGTTAAGTATTTAACGAAGGTCTATAGCAGCGTTAGATTTTATAGAAGTTATCGACAGTTTAACGTTGCGTTAAATCTAACGTAGAGATGAACAACAGGATTAACCATACGTTAAATTTTAACGAAGCGTTAGCATATTTTAACGACAGCGTTAGacttaacgacaagttgaacaaccggCCCCTGGGGTTTATTTTTGAAGCTATTCAGATTCCAAAGCGTAACGAAAACTCTTAATAATAATGAATTAATCGTAGAGGCTTTCAAAAAGAGTGTTTAGAGAAGGTGATTACATGTGTTAAATCGTGACTTTGCATCAAAAATCAGTTGTCCGACTGGATTTTAGTTATTAGAATGATATAACTGGTAACCGGAAATCCGCTATTCTATTTTCCCTCTTTAATAACATTTGATCATTAAGcattaaatgaatttaataaattgaGATTATCGTCTGCTAAACTagagttatcttttctttaattttgaaggGCTTGAGCGTCCTTTATTTACCTACATACTTTCATAAGCGGGAACCCgcttttatttggtataaaattgCATGCATTTCATGATTTGTTCTTTGCGTGATTTGAACTGAAAGAACACAAAACCCACCCTATCCCACCCTTGAGaatattttctgctctttgttgtatattttcagaTATTGTTAAAAGAAGCGTCATGAATTGGACAGAATTTGAACTGTATATATTGCTTTACTGAATGGCTGAATTTATTACAGTTTGCGTCATATAGCCCAGTTGCCATTCGGAGATTACATTTGATGGTTGCCCTACAGTGTTTTTATCTTGGACATTAATGAAACATTGTCGATGAATGCAAATTCATAGGCTGGTTGATATATAGTTGAACTGTCTTaataaatccatgacaaaaaattgacaaaattgacccttttttttggttgttttattATGATTATTCATTAGTTTGTCTTACAATTTAGCTACATGTGTGTAAGGAAGGTAATCTGGAGTCATTGGAAATATTAAAAGTGATTTCAATTAATTTGGGTTATCTTTTATCTGGTATATCGAATTCCTAAATTTACATATGTAGGTGCTTTCGAATATTTAATAATCAGGCAATCGAGTTTTCATTTTGGTACAGTTTTTACATTTACACGCCCGTGTTTTGGTTTATTATATCACGGGTTAAGGATAGGAATAAGATTCAATGCAAAATATTATTTGTCGCCAGCTGGCCGTTCAGGATGATAAATATATTCGCCCAGCCGAAAATTTGTTCGCATTGGACGAATATAAGTATAGTCCCTGACGCGGCCATGTTGAACCCATGAAGCATTTATCTGGGCCAATTCTAACATAAGCGAAATGATTGAAAATCGAACAATAGGACACGGGTGGCTATTAGGTGATAGTCGGTATCCATTGAGGCATTTACTGCTCAACCCTGTTCTTTATCCCGTGACTAGAAAACAATCAGGCTAAAACCAAGCGCACATGAAGACAGGAAGCAATATGTCGAGTAGCTTTAGTTTACTGAAATCTCGATCCCGATGCATTGACATAAGGGGTGGCAAACTATTGTATACACCTAAGAGTTTTTGTGACATTGTCACCGCAGAATGGGTCGTTAACACAGCAAAATATTACCACAAACTAAAGCGGACCTCAGTTGGTACCTTCACAAAAATATGAActatttcagtgaaaatggacgtcatacttaactccaaaacatataaataactaagaattaaaaatcataaaggcttataaaggccagaggctcatgtTTTTGAACAGAAtgaaaaatgcggtggggttgaACTTATTCAGCGAtatcttaaccctcccccttaaactcttgccaatgtagaaaaaaaacttaCAGCAATACGCACAGAAAAACTCAGTTTGAGAGTAGTCCAAGTCCGATGTTAgaatatgtaacaaaagaaactaagcaaaatgacaatgatccaTAAATTACCTAAAAACTACTagaagttactgacatgccagctcaagaccgtaattaaactgattgaaaaattatggtTTCATCAAATGAAAAGCAAGCAAAATTCCTCCCGTATGGGGTTAAGTATACCATCATTTGATAAATGAGAAGAAAATatcccgtatcatgccaacaactggttttagaataaatgtgtttatttccgatgcaaatacCCTATGAGTAAATCATTATTATTaccaagtaaaattgagaatggaaatggggaatgtgccaaagagacaacaacccgaccatagaaaaaaacaacagcagaaggtcaccaacaggtcttcaatgtagcgagaaattcccgcacccggaggcgtccttcaactggcccctaaacaaatatatactagttcagtgataatgaacgccatactaatttccaaattatacacaagaaactaaaattaaaataatacaagactaacaaaggccagaggctcctgacttgggacaggcgcaaaaatgcggcggggttaaacatgtttgtgagatctcaaccctccctttatacctctagccaatgtagaaaattaacgcataacaatacgcacattacaattcagttcaagagaagtccgagtctgatgtcagaagatgtaaccaaagaaaataaacaaaatgacaataatatataaataacaacagactactagcagttaactgacatgccagctccagacttcaattaaactgactgaaagattatgatttcatcatatgaacatcaagcacaatccttcccattaggggtttagtatcataccatcataacatatatgagaagaatataacccgtgtcatgccaacaactggtttttgaataaatgtgtttagttccgatgcaaagaccctataagtgaatcaatattaacgccaaaatatgcaatctttaatgacctgacaacagtatcgtaactatatcccttcttaataagtctattcaaaggttttgttagtttttgaggtttTTGATGTGcattataaagaatatttccataaaaaattggatgtgaaatacctgaacgtataagaagtctgcacgttgagctatatttacgaatgatgtccttataccgatgataaaatttagtaaa
It includes:
- the LOC139511598 gene encoding putative nuclease HARBI1 — protein: MAALLMVLRQRKERIFRGMVSHLNNLTDNEMRIRYRFGRDSIAYICNIVGDKLRRSTAKETALTVEQQVCIALRFYASGSFLQVIGDTMGYDKATVSRAVNDVTNALLDVKDNFIQWPKDINSKNRMKCGFHRQMNFPNVLGCIDCTHIKIQGPSEDEAAFVNRKGFHSVNVQAVCDYEGKFTNISANWPGSTHDSHIFNTSNLCHYLETNNRGLADGLILGDSGYACRPFLMTPYLNPRERHQQRFNRAHSSTRSIIERAFGILKRRFHVLHSEVRMKPEKVCRVFGACAVLHNIALTRNEPLEDVCGVHVQQDQPVQVPNFEGEQDGRHITEHIARVFFN